From Cercospora beticola chromosome 6, complete sequence, a single genomic window includes:
- a CDS encoding uncharacterized protein (CAZy:PL1): MLSLPILALALAASPLSLAQSVVGEAPGFAAGTTGGAAGKTVTPTSTDELVDYLTSKDTLTIVLTKTFDFTGREGTKTETGCAPWGTGAGCQLAINANDWCGNYQEGAGAVKVTYDVAGTSAIKVGSNKSIIGSGSSGVIKGKGLSLSGGAENVIIQNIQITELNPKYVWGGDAITLNGCSNVWIDHVTINNIGRMMLVAGYETNTGIAITNNNFDGQTKYSASCNGEHYWGLFLTGENDQITLKGNHIHHTSGRSPKVDKNTLLHAVNNYWSDNSGHAFEGSSSYVLVEGSVFDNVKAAEQDFAGKLFAANDKSAASKCSSGLKRSCAVNSFSESGELAGSDSGVLSKFSGLTIAKADADVQAVPDNAGVGKLSGGNAKNTTKVRRSILERRAWL, from the exons ATGCTCTCGTTGCCGATTCTCGCTCTGGCGCTGGCCGCCAGCCCTCTATCCTTGGCGCAATCTGTCGTCGGCGAAGCGCCTGGTTTCGCAGCAGGTACCACTGGTGGAGCTGCAGGCAAGACTGTCACACCTACATCGACCGACGAGCTGGTCGACTACCTGACCTCAAAGGATACGCTCACCATTGTCCTTACCAAGACCTTTGACTTCACCGGAAGAGAGGGAACCAAGACTGAGACTGGTTGTGCTCCTTGGGGCACTGGCGCTGGTTGCCAACTCGCAATCAATGCCAATGATTGGTGCGGAAACTATCAAGAGGGTGCTGGAGCAGTCAAGGTGACTTACGATGTCGCTGGTACATCGGCCATCAAGGTCGGAAGCAACAAGAGCATCATCGGCTCGGGCTCTTCGGGTGTGATCAAGGGCAAAggcctctccctctccggCGGCGCCGAGAATGTCATTATTCAGAACATTCAGATTACTGAGCTCAACCCCAAGTATGTCTGGGGAGGAGATGCTATCACTCTCAACGGCTGCTCAAACGTTTGGATCGATCATGTCACA ATCAACAACATTGGCCGCATGATGCTCGTCGCCGGCTACGAAACCAACACCGGCATCGCCATcaccaacaacaacttcGATGGCCAGACCAAATATTCCGCCAGCTGCAACGGCGAACACTACTGGGGACTTTTCCTTACCGGCGAGAACGACCAAATTACCCTCAAGGGCAACCACATCCACCACACCTCCGGCCGCTCGCCAAAGGTCGACAAGAACACTCTCCTCCACGCTGTCAACAACTACTGGTCCGACAACTCCGGCCACGCGTTCGAGGGCTCGTCGAGCTATGTCTTGGTCGAGGGAAGTGTTTTCGACAATGTGAAGGCCGCAGAGCAGGACTTTGCTGGAAAGCTCTTCGCTGCAAATGACAAGAGCGCGGCGAGCAAGTGCAGTAGCGGTTTGAAAAGATCTTGCGCTGTGAACTCTTTTTCGGAGTCTGGGGAATTGGCTGGTAGCGACTCGGGCGTTCTGAGCAAATTCTCGGGATTGACTATCGCAAAGGCGGACGCGGATGTGCAGGCTGTGCCGGATAATGCTGGCGTGGGGAAGTTGAGCGGTGGGAATGCGAAGAATACGACGAAGGTGAGGAGGTCGATTCTGGAGAGGAGGGCGTGGTTGTAG
- a CDS encoding uncharacterized protein (BUSCO:EOG09260GR8), which translates to MGDQEDFSQLPLIEQFQHKNWKARKGGYETATKEFKTAQPTDAIVKDFTFDSGIWKGAVGDANAAAQQEALVAYNEFLNAAGADGARKTRNQTVAPAVEKGLTGRPAAKAAALEAILLLIELDKPDPVVEELLPFLSHKTPKMIVAALSALKEIYHAYGCKVVEPKPVLKLMPKMYGHANKDVRAEAQALTVELYRWLREAMKPLFWGELKEVQQKDLDKLFEPVQAEPAPQQERLLRSQQAAKERQAEAAAAAGGEEDEGEDEGAIDLEPEYEAVDVLKKIPGDFNDRIGSTKWKDRKEVMDEVFAVVNVPAIQEGSFDDLIRGCAKSMKDANIAVVTVAANVVEALAKGLKKSFGKYRSQILASMLERLKEKKPTVTDAIGAACDAVFAATSLGDVQSDILEALKNKNPQIKENTAKFLARALKTTRDAPTPEQTKEVAEGCKKLLTESAAPLRDAGAEVLGILWKIMGDRNMLAHLEGLDDIRKTKITEMRDAAEVRAKWKPKAAPAPKAAAAAPAGKKPALGTRRPAAGGVKKSAPPKAVSPPLTEDAPLQPRPTTRPGVKPPGGLRPPGGLKPPSSGYGKAPAAGAASPKRQGVILDEPPQVPTTPRAGAGRGLAGRSLAKPAAAPASPPAQRQPESTSSALSQIERQELTDLRAEIDLVREQASTLRNEKLRLSSQVSELQVQNAQLIEDHTRDVLQIKAKETQLVRARSDAESAEDRANSLSREIDRLKREIARLGRSPAGRDSPVDGYGSGPASPPPQPRPSYGTQRTYGVPSSRAYGNLDAANGYSNGEGKENRPRTLSDDKLRGGAGAGIERPSSRALSGGSSGRATPNGDGASSLRGSQGGGDGVESWRRAAEVTQNLKARIEMMKARQNIGRGQ; encoded by the exons ATGGGTGACCAGGAGGACTTCTCACAGCTGCCGCTGATAGAGCAGTTCCAGCACAAGAACTGGAAGGCTCGAAAGGGCGGCTACGAAACTGCCACGAAGGAATTCAAGACCGCGCAACCGACGGACGCCATTGTCAAGGACTTCACATTCGACAGCGGGATATGGAAGGGCGCAGTGGGTGACGCAAACGCTGCGGCACAGCAGGAGGCGTTGGTTGCATACAATGAGTTTCTGAATGCAGCAGGCGCAGATGGTGCGCGCAAGACGAGGAATCAGACAGTCGCGCCTGCCGTGGAGAAGGGCCTTACAGGAAGACCGGCAGCGAAGGCGGCAGCGCTGGAGGCGATCTTGCTATTGATCGAGCTGGACAAGCCTGATCCGGTCGTGGAAGAGCTGCTGCCATTTCTGTCACACAAAACGCCGAAGATGATTGTGGCAGCACTTTCCGCGCTCAAGGAGATCTACCATGCATACGGTTGCAAAGTCGTCGAGCCAAAGCCTGTTCTCAAGCTGATGCCTAAGATGTACGGGCATGCGAACAAGGATGTGCGCGCTGAGGCCCAAGCTCTCACGGTCGAGTTGTACAGATGGCTGCGCGAGGCCATGAAGCCGCTCTTCTGGGGTGAGCTGAAAGAGGTGCAGCAAAAGGATCTGGACAAGCTGTTCGAGCCAGTACAGGCAGAGCCGGCACCACAGCAAGAACGTCTCCTTCGATCACAGCAGGCTGCGAAAGAGCGACAAGCAGAggcggcggcagctgcaggtggcgaagaagatgaaggcgaggacgagggcgCAATCGATCTGGAGCCCGAGTACGAGGCTGTGGACGTTTTGAAGAAGATTCCAGGAGATTTCAACGACCGGATAGGCAGTACGAAGTGGAAGGACCGCAAAGAGGTCATGGACGAAGTATTTGCAGTGGTGAACGTTCCAGCAATCCAGGAAGGCTCTTTCGACGATCTCATCCGAGGGTGCGCGAAAAGTATGAAGGATGCCAACATTGCAGTGGTCACAGTCGCTGCAAACGTGGTCGAGGCGCTCGCCAAGGGTCTAAAGAAGTCATTTGGCAAGTACCGAAGTCAAATACTTGCATCGATGCTCGAGCGTttaaaggagaagaagccgacAGTCACCGACGCGATCGGGGCAGCCTGCGACGCCGTGTTTGCGGCCACCAGCCTTGGTGATGTCCAAAGTGACATTCTGGAAGCACTGAAGAACAAGAACCCGCAAATTAAGGAGAACACCGCCAAATTTCTCGCACGCGCGCTGAAAACGACTCGGGATGCACCAACTCCAGAGCAGACGAAAGAAGTTGCGGAAGGATGCAAGAAGCTTTTGACGGAAAGTGCGGCACCGCTGCGAGATGCTGGCGCTGAAGTACTTGGAATTCTCTGGAAGATCATGGGCGATCGAAACATGCTCGCACATCTCGAGGGGTTGGATGATATCCGCAAGACGAAAATTACGGAAATGCGCGATGCTGCAGAAGTTCGAGCAAAATGGAAGCCGAAGGCCGCGCCAGCAcccaaagcagcagcagcagccccgGCAGGCAAGAAGCCAGCGCTTGGGACAAGAagaccagcagcaggtgGTGTTAAGAAGTCAGCGCCTCCGAAGGCGGTTAGTCCACCTCTTACCGAAGACGCACCTTTGCAACCGCGCCCCACGACACGACCTGGCGTCAAGCCGCCGGGTGGACTCAGACCTCCAGGAGGGCTCAAGCCACCGAGCTCCGGGTATGGCAAAgcacctgctgctggtgcagcCTCACCGAAGCGCCAGGGCGTTATATTGGACGAGCCTCCACAGGTGCCTACAACTCCCCGCGCTGGTGCTGGTCGTGGTCTTGCAGGTAGATCACTAGCCAAGCCGGCTGCTGCGCCAGCCTCACCGCCAGCACAACGACAACCAGAATCAACATCGTCAGCACTGAGCCAGATCGAGCGGCAAGAGTTGACAGATCTCCGGGCAGAAATCGACCTTGTGCGAGAACAGGCATCCACCCTACGCAACGAGAAACTAAGGCTTTCTTCACAAGTATCGGAGCTCCAGGTCCAGAATGCACAGCTTATTGAAGATCACACGCGAGATGTATTGCAAATTAAAGCTAAGGAGACGCAATTGGTACGAGCTCGGTCAGACGCCGAATCTGCAGAGGACCGTGCCAACAGTCTTTCGCGCGAGATCGACAGGCTGAAGCGCGAAATTGCCAGACTGGGCCGATCGCCTGCTGGTCGTGACAGTCCTGTCGATGGCTATGGCAGTGGCCCAGCTTcaccgccaccacagccACGGCCCAGCTACGGCACGCAGAGAACTTATGGTGTTCCAAGCTCGCGCGCGTATGGTAATCTCGACGCTGCTAATGGGTACTCGAACGGTGAAGGTAAGGAGAACCGTCCGAGGACTTTGTCAGACGATAAGCTAagaggtggtgctggtgcaggTATCGAACGACCAAGCTCGAGAGCCCTGTCAGGAGGATCAAGTGGCCGAGCCACACCGAATGGCGATGGTGCTAGCAGTCTGAGGGGCAGTCAAGGTGGTGGTGACGGCGTGGAGAGCTGGCGGAGAGCTGCTGAAGTAACCCAAAATCTCAAGGCGCGGATCGAGATGATGAAG GCTCGCCAAAATATCGGACGTGGACAATAG